In the Desulforhopalus sp. genome, one interval contains:
- a CDS encoding FHA domain-containing protein, producing the protein MPIVILRLKEKKILEYPLAVGQSCRIGRRKDNDIVIDNLAVSGHHARIESVATTFVLKDLDSTNGTFVNDIKITMHNLRHNDVITIGKHELIFDRSDLIKKAAKEPDIYQDDKTRIIDTSQFIGGQQVDTGSTANKKSPGTAAAPQQPQTSFFSRLLQKLFG; encoded by the coding sequence ATGCCGATTGTAATCTTACGTCTCAAGGAAAAAAAGATACTGGAGTATCCGCTGGCGGTTGGGCAGAGTTGCCGGATTGGGCGAAGAAAGGACAATGATATCGTCATCGATAATCTGGCGGTTTCCGGCCACCACGCCAGGATCGAATCGGTTGCGACGACCTTTGTCCTCAAGGATCTGGACAGTACCAATGGCACCTTTGTCAACGATATCAAGATCACCATGCACAATCTCCGCCATAACGATGTTATTACCATCGGCAAGCATGAACTGATCTTTGATCGCTCTGACCTTATTAAGAAGGCGGCAAAGGAACCGGACATCTATCAGGATGACAAGACACGGATCATCGACACCAGCCAGTTCATCGGCGGGCAACAGGTGGACACAGGCAGTACGGCAAACAAAAAGAGCCCCGGTACCGCAGCCGCGCCGCAGCAACCGCAGACATCGTTTTTCTCCCGGCTTCTGCAAAAACTCTTCGGCTGA
- a CDS encoding protein phosphatase 2C domain-containing protein: MNHSSRVAAYSKTDPGLKRPDNQDVCAADLDRGFFMVADGMGGVAGGEVASALFLAAVTETFAGPREPSVDKGRERVHAAFLLANAKIQAHAAATPTHKGLGCTGELLILCQDHIVLGHVGDSRTYCFRRGILDRLTIDHSLVQDQVDRGILTWEQAERSNLRNVLTRAVGIDAKLIVDIVCRQVQPGDIYLLATDGLHGMVDEWEILPILGYDAPLSFKADILINMANDAGGGDNTSVTLVEILP, encoded by the coding sequence ATGAACCACAGCAGCCGCGTCGCCGCATACAGCAAAACCGATCCCGGTTTAAAACGCCCCGACAACCAGGATGTGTGCGCGGCAGACCTCGACCGCGGCTTCTTTATGGTAGCCGACGGCATGGGAGGAGTCGCCGGAGGAGAGGTGGCCAGCGCCCTCTTTCTTGCAGCGGTCACCGAGACCTTCGCTGGCCCCCGGGAGCCTTCCGTGGACAAGGGAAGAGAGCGGGTACATGCCGCCTTTCTCCTGGCAAATGCCAAAATTCAGGCCCATGCCGCCGCCACCCCGACACATAAGGGCCTGGGCTGCACCGGCGAGCTGCTCATCCTCTGTCAGGACCATATTGTCCTCGGCCATGTCGGCGACAGCCGGACCTACTGCTTTCGCCGGGGAATCCTCGACAGGCTGACCATCGACCACTCTCTGGTGCAGGACCAAGTTGACCGGGGAATACTCACCTGGGAGCAGGCCGAAAGAAGCAACCTGCGCAACGTCCTCACCCGGGCGGTCGGAATCGATGCCAAGCTCATCGTCGATATTGTCTGCCGGCAGGTTCAACCGGGCGATATCTATCTCCTTGCCACCGACGGTCTGCATGGCATGGTCGATGAGTGGGAAATCCTGCCTATACTCGGCTACGACGCGCCTCTCTCCTTCAAGGCCGATATTCTCATCAACATGGCCAACGATGCCGGCGGCGGCGACAACACCTCCGTGACCCTCGTTGAAATCCTTCCCTGA
- a CDS encoding ABC transporter ATP-binding protein: MITVENITRKYGDFVAVDNVSFAISQGEIVGLLGHNGAGKTTIMKMITGYLEPTSGTIKVGGREIGTDRRLIQQDIGYLPENCPVYPEMTVFDYLDYAAALHGLTEAERAPLIARAIARTELQNKAIKPIATLSRGYRQRTGVAQAILHNPAILILDEPTNGLDPTQIQHMRGLITQLAEHSTVIISTHILQEVQAICDRVIILKDGKKALDSRLGDLRTEGRLRLTVGTDADKALALFSTATGVSQAAPCASVTQEGPGSTFALTLSDHVNRHEVAAAIARAVHDQGWQLYSMGFEARTLETVFAEISAQ, encoded by the coding sequence ATGATAACTGTTGAAAATATTACGAGAAAATACGGTGATTTCGTGGCGGTTGACAATGTCTCTTTTGCGATATCGCAAGGCGAGATTGTCGGACTTCTCGGCCATAATGGGGCGGGCAAGACGACGATCATGAAGATGATAACCGGCTATCTCGAACCGACCAGCGGTACGATCAAGGTGGGGGGCCGGGAGATCGGCACCGATCGCCGGCTCATTCAGCAGGACATCGGTTATCTGCCGGAAAACTGCCCGGTGTATCCGGAGATGACGGTCTTCGACTATCTCGACTATGCCGCGGCCCTGCACGGCCTGACTGAGGCGGAGCGGGCGCCGCTCATCGCCCGGGCCATTGCCCGGACCGAGCTGCAGAACAAGGCGATCAAGCCCATCGCCACCCTGTCACGGGGCTATCGGCAGCGCACCGGGGTAGCCCAGGCGATTCTCCACAATCCGGCTATCCTCATCCTCGACGAACCGACTAACGGCCTCGATCCGACGCAGATCCAACATATGCGCGGCCTGATCACCCAGCTTGCCGAACATTCGACGGTCATTATCTCCACCCATATCCTCCAGGAGGTCCAGGCGATCTGCGACCGGGTCATCATTCTCAAAGACGGCAAGAAGGCACTTGATTCCCGCTTAGGCGATCTGCGCACCGAAGGCCGGTTGCGGCTCACTGTAGGCACTGATGCGGACAAGGCCCTGGCTTTGTTTAGCACGGCCACCGGGGTATCCCAGGCAGCACCTTGCGCATCGGTTACTCAGGAAGGGCCAGGCAGTACCTTTGCCCTGACTCTCTCGGACCACGTCAATCGCCATGAAGTGGCGGCGGCCATCGCCCGCGCCGTTCATGACCAGGGCTGGCAGCTATATTCCATGGGCTTTGAGGCAAGAACCCTGGAAACCGTCTTCGCCGAGATCAGCGCGCAATAG
- a CDS encoding protein kinase: protein MATNQPQQLGDKYLLLDRIGSGGMAEVYRCKMSGTMGFEKLIVIKKLLPQFAGDREVVSQFIAEARLAALLQHENIAYVYDFGEIDGNYFIAMEYLFGKDLQSIMQRAGEMGRPLTVDQALYIAMKICEGMAYAHALKDLQQRPLHIIHRDLSPHNIFVTYDGKVKIIDFGIARAELFDNRTRAGMVKGKISYMSPEQLTALQIDRRSDIFSIGILLYEMLSGKRMYNGDTATLIRKCMDVDYEKLEDSLPGLHPAIYRIVGKALAKNRDERYESCAGMRADLEECLFILAERPTAETLQTAVLRLFAKEFEAERLLIPAGAAKPIEGSASAADGVFERTVVCEIPEKGAPIAIDPPTAPPPPKRSSRRMSWRAAVMAAGLGCLFAVFMLLRSGGNGEQGQKLAAESPSHDQAAGAPQLAASPPQSVPKVEVEQQVHQQSPQNSSLQEEVNGQDNTVQALLSQAEQAMNGQGGKKPDLYLALDFFRQVLEREPDNAQALAGMRYIGEQYGVSAEQAMRAGHFSEAEAHLQKGLAIAPANHRLGELQVRLDDERREASRKLIARAEDALQRDNLTTPADDCAYGYYQQVLRMDDKNSAATRGIARIADRYAELAEEAYRNMRINNAKEYVRQGLSIAPQHRQLRQLQRDLSRSKPGIFFKSIEKSIRPVFQQ from the coding sequence ATGGCTACCAATCAACCACAGCAACTCGGCGATAAATACCTCCTTCTCGACCGCATAGGGTCAGGCGGAATGGCGGAGGTGTACCGGTGTAAAATGTCCGGGACAATGGGTTTTGAGAAACTCATCGTCATAAAAAAACTCCTGCCGCAGTTTGCCGGGGACAGGGAGGTGGTTTCGCAATTTATCGCTGAAGCGCGCCTGGCTGCCCTTCTGCAACATGAAAATATCGCGTATGTTTATGATTTCGGAGAGATAGACGGAAATTATTTCATCGCCATGGAGTATCTGTTCGGCAAGGATTTGCAAAGCATTATGCAGCGAGCCGGGGAAATGGGCCGGCCTCTCACTGTCGACCAGGCCCTGTACATCGCCATGAAGATCTGTGAGGGGATGGCTTATGCCCACGCCCTGAAAGACCTGCAGCAGCGGCCGCTTCATATCATTCACCGCGACCTCAGCCCGCACAATATCTTTGTAACCTACGATGGCAAGGTAAAGATCATCGATTTCGGCATCGCCCGCGCCGAGTTGTTCGACAATCGGACCAGGGCCGGGATGGTCAAGGGCAAGATCTCCTATATGTCACCGGAACAGCTCACCGCCCTGCAGATCGACCGGCGCTCGGATATCTTCTCCATCGGCATCCTGCTTTATGAGATGCTCAGCGGCAAACGCATGTACAACGGTGACACGGCAACCCTTATCCGCAAGTGCATGGACGTCGACTACGAAAAACTCGAGGATAGCCTTCCCGGGCTGCATCCGGCCATCTACCGGATAGTCGGTAAGGCACTCGCCAAGAACAGGGACGAACGCTACGAGTCATGCGCCGGGATGCGCGCTGACCTGGAGGAATGCCTGTTCATTCTCGCCGAGCGACCGACGGCGGAAACCTTGCAAACAGCAGTACTCCGTTTGTTCGCCAAGGAATTCGAGGCAGAACGCCTGCTCATCCCGGCGGGAGCGGCCAAACCCATTGAGGGTAGCGCGTCGGCTGCCGATGGCGTTTTTGAACGGACAGTTGTGTGTGAGATTCCGGAAAAGGGGGCACCTATTGCCATTGACCCGCCGACTGCACCGCCTCCTCCGAAAAGATCTTCCCGCCGGATGAGCTGGAGGGCGGCTGTCATGGCGGCGGGCCTAGGGTGCCTGTTTGCCGTGTTTATGCTGTTGCGGTCTGGAGGGAACGGGGAGCAAGGGCAGAAACTCGCCGCCGAATCGCCGAGCCACGATCAGGCGGCTGGTGCTCCGCAGCTTGCGGCCTCACCACCGCAATCTGTACCTAAGGTCGAGGTTGAGCAGCAGGTTCACCAGCAATCGCCGCAAAATTCTTCACTACAGGAGGAGGTGAACGGTCAGGACAACACGGTGCAAGCCCTCCTATCCCAGGCCGAACAGGCGATGAATGGTCAGGGCGGGAAAAAACCCGACCTCTATCTGGCCCTCGATTTTTTCCGCCAGGTTCTGGAGAGGGAGCCCGACAATGCCCAGGCCCTGGCTGGAATGCGCTATATCGGCGAGCAGTATGGCGTGTCTGCCGAACAGGCGATGCGAGCCGGACATTTCTCTGAGGCGGAGGCCCATTTGCAGAAGGGTCTGGCCATTGCCCCGGCAAACCACCGGCTTGGCGAACTGCAGGTAAGGCTTGATGATGAGCGGCGGGAAGCAAGCAGGAAATTGATCGCCAGGGCCGAGGATGCCCTGCAAAGGGACAACCTCACCACCCCGGCTGACGATTGCGCCTACGGGTACTATCAGCAGGTTCTGAGGATGGACGACAAAAATTCCGCGGCGACGCGAGGAATTGCGAGGATTGCCGATAGATACGCCGAACTCGCCGAGGAGGCCTACCGTAATATGCGCATCAATAATGCCAAGGAATATGTGCGGCAGGGGCTGAGCATTGCCCCGCAGCATCGCCAGCTCCGGCAGTTGCAGAGGGATCTGTCGCGCAGCAAGCCGGGGATTTTCTTTAAAAGCATCGAAAAATCAATCCGGCCAGTTTTTCAGCAGTAG